The Deinococcus carri genome contains a region encoding:
- a CDS encoding Ig-like domain-containing protein, whose amino-acid sequence MQNVKKALGLTLALTLGLVACGTTSPSSSTTPSGGGSSASIPLAPTDTTATSAYRYDGYNLSLAVGESVSGTYVAGATWTSTNAAVARVTATSTGRFTVTGVSAGTAYVRARTSSSSYAEMKVTVTGGATSVVTGVTLSSSSLSLTAGASQSVTASVQGTGSVNQAVTWSSSNSGVATVDGAGRVTAVAAGTATITATSVQDTSKKASLTVTVTSPAPTPTPTPTPTPTPTPTPTPTPGGDTFNITVIFPTDSKLTEGQKAAFTSAANRWSQAIAAGLPDVPNVRISTGETITVDDVAIVASGADIDGAGNVLGQAGPRQVRGGTTLPLWGEMQFDTADLASMEANGTLQGVILHEMGHVLGIGTLWNKFLNADASPCTSATKVQYGGTNGLREYRNLGGQAAGVPVEDQYGTGTKCGHWKESVFQTELMTGFASRSGMPMSKITLGALADLGYTVNYAAADTYTIPNVAAQSLGMEIKERLITPDGIINP is encoded by the coding sequence ATGCAGAATGTGAAAAAAGCCCTCGGCCTCACCCTCGCCCTGACGCTCGGCCTGGTGGCCTGCGGTACCACTTCGCCCAGCAGCAGCACGACGCCCAGTGGTGGCGGCAGCAGCGCCAGCATTCCGCTGGCCCCCACCGACACCACGGCGACGAGCGCCTACCGCTATGACGGGTACAACCTCAGCCTGGCGGTGGGCGAGAGTGTCAGCGGCACCTACGTCGCCGGGGCCACCTGGACCAGCACGAACGCGGCGGTGGCGCGCGTGACGGCGACGAGCACCGGCCGCTTCACGGTGACGGGCGTGTCGGCGGGCACCGCCTACGTGCGCGCCCGCACCAGCAGCAGCAGCTACGCCGAGATGAAGGTCACCGTGACCGGCGGCGCGACCTCTGTCGTCACGGGCGTGACGCTGAGCAGCAGCAGCCTCAGCCTGACCGCCGGGGCCAGCCAGAGCGTGACCGCCAGCGTGCAGGGCACCGGCAGCGTCAACCAGGCCGTGACCTGGAGCAGCAGCAACAGCGGGGTCGCCACGGTGGACGGCGCGGGCCGCGTGACCGCCGTCGCCGCGGGCACGGCCACCATCACGGCCACCAGCGTGCAGGACACCAGCAAGAAGGCCAGCCTGACCGTGACCGTCACCAGCCCGGCCCCCACCCCAACGCCCACGCCCACCCCGACGCCCACGCCTACGCCCACGCCTACGCCGACCCCCGGCGGCGACACCTTCAACATCACGGTGATCTTCCCGACCGACAGCAAGCTGACCGAGGGACAGAAGGCCGCCTTCACCAGCGCGGCGAACCGCTGGTCGCAGGCCATCGCCGCGGGCCTGCCCGACGTGCCGAACGTGCGGATTTCCACGGGCGAGACGATCACGGTGGATGACGTGGCGATTGTCGCCAGCGGGGCCGATATCGACGGGGCCGGAAACGTGCTGGGGCAGGCTGGCCCCCGTCAGGTGCGCGGCGGCACCACCCTGCCGCTGTGGGGCGAGATGCAGTTCGACACGGCGGACCTGGCGAGCATGGAGGCGAACGGTACCCTTCAGGGCGTGATCTTGCACGAGATGGGCCACGTGCTGGGCATCGGCACGCTGTGGAACAAGTTCCTGAACGCCGACGCCTCGCCCTGCACCAGCGCCACCAAGGTGCAGTACGGCGGCACCAACGGCCTGCGCGAGTACCGGAACCTGGGCGGCCAGGCGGCGGGCGTACCTGTCGAGGACCAGTACGGCACAGGCACCAAGTGCGGCCACTGGAAGGAATCGGTGTTCCAGACCGAGCTGATGACCGGCTTTGCCAGCCGCAGCGGCATGCCCATGAGCAAGATCACGCTGGGCGCGCTGGCCGATCTGGGTTACACCGTCAACTACGCCGCCGCCGACACCTACACCATTCCCAACGTGGCCGCGCAGTCGCTGGGCATGGAAATCAAGGAGCGCCTGATCACGCCCGACGGCATCATCAACCCCTGA
- the glmM gene encoding phosphoglucosamine mutase, producing MSERKYFGTDGVRAVAGEFPLTAGWVLNLGAAAGEVLKRQSERPSVVIGKDTRQSGDMLEAALAAGLTSRGVTVIHVGVLPTPGVSYLTRHLGAGAGVVISASHNPYQDNGIKFFGADGQKLSDATELEIEAAIDEVPHFTPVTGVDLGSVTNYTEAERLYINFLLGHAPDLTGLKVALDCANGAAYRVGPKVFQAAGTDVFAVYTTPDGRNINRGCGSTHLEHLQRIVREGDYDLGVAFDGDADRALFVDSRGNVVQGDHMLLLNARARQDRAVVTTIMANMALEVKLREAGIPLERTAVGDRYVHERLHQQGLTLGGEQSGHVLFLDVAPTGDGVLTALLTLGAMKQLGTTLDALHDELVMFPQTLVNVRVGDKKAIAQDEAVQAAVRQAEVRLNGRGRVNLRPSGTENLIRVMVEGPDEAEIHEVAAQLAAVVEERGKVGA from the coding sequence ATGAGCGAACGGAAGTATTTCGGGACCGACGGCGTGCGCGCGGTGGCGGGCGAGTTTCCGCTGACCGCCGGGTGGGTGCTGAACCTCGGGGCGGCGGCAGGCGAGGTCCTGAAAAGGCAGAGCGAGCGGCCCAGCGTGGTGATCGGCAAGGACACCCGCCAGAGCGGCGACATGCTGGAGGCGGCCCTGGCGGCGGGCCTGACCAGCCGGGGCGTGACCGTGATTCACGTGGGCGTGCTGCCCACCCCCGGCGTCAGTTACCTCACCCGGCACCTGGGGGCAGGCGCGGGCGTGGTGATCAGCGCCTCGCATAACCCCTATCAGGACAACGGCATCAAGTTCTTCGGGGCAGACGGCCAGAAGCTCAGCGACGCGACCGAACTGGAGATCGAGGCCGCGATCGACGAGGTGCCGCACTTCACCCCGGTGACGGGCGTGGACCTGGGGTCGGTGACCAACTACACGGAAGCCGAGCGGCTGTACATCAACTTCCTGCTGGGGCACGCGCCGGACCTGACCGGGCTGAAGGTGGCGCTGGACTGTGCGAACGGTGCGGCGTACCGGGTCGGCCCCAAGGTCTTCCAGGCGGCGGGCACGGACGTGTTCGCGGTCTACACCACGCCCGACGGGCGCAACATCAACCGGGGCTGCGGCAGTACGCACCTGGAGCACCTCCAGCGCATCGTGCGTGAGGGCGACTACGACCTGGGCGTGGCCTTTGACGGCGACGCCGACCGCGCGCTGTTCGTGGACTCGCGCGGCAACGTGGTGCAGGGCGACCACATGCTGCTGCTGAACGCCCGCGCCCGCCAGGACCGCGCGGTGGTGACGACCATCATGGCGAACATGGCCCTGGAGGTGAAGCTGCGCGAGGCGGGCATCCCGCTGGAACGCACCGCTGTAGGTGACCGCTACGTGCATGAGCGCCTGCACCAGCAGGGCCTGACCCTGGGCGGCGAGCAGAGCGGCCACGTGCTGTTCCTCGACGTGGCTCCCACCGGCGACGGCGTGCTGACCGCGCTGCTGACCCTGGGCGCGATGAAGCAGCTCGGCACCACCCTGGACGCCCTGCACGACGAACTGGTGATGTTCCCGCAGACCCTGGTGAACGTGCGCGTGGGCGACAAGAAGGCCATTGCCCAGGACGAGGCGGTACAGGCCGCCGTGCGTCAGGCCGAGGTGCGCCTGAACGGCCGCGGCCGCGTCAACCTGCGCCCCAGCGGCACCGAGAACCTCATCCGCGTGATGGTCGAGGGTCCCGACGAGGCCGAGATTCACGAGGTGGCCGCGCAACTGGCCGCAGTGGTGGAGGAACGGGGCAAGGTCGGGGCCTGA
- a CDS encoding aminoglycoside phosphotransferase family protein, which produces MSLFRFADGWDALRGRGPALSSHLWPRELRAAFPGPRRRVEAWVGEGAAFARYATPHGPLFLKYLPAGWRDERAFRRLAREAAYLRDLAPLSPVPHAPLLHAALDPGPPDRRHFRAHLVTRDLTDETTGWGAFGADAEREAALLEVARLLARHHAFWHGRPELVGEWGWDAAQAVRRAHRTAAAPGWTSDDGQAVREAAHALPALLEETRGVTLAHGDIHAGQVLWPVGGGPPILIDYGQAHAAPLGEDLAHLLSVRLDAPDRARLGPGLREAYRAELAAHGHPLTPAQLAAEERAGLALNLLTTARQARREAGSAVRAALQRVAGAWKEGVRD; this is translated from the coding sequence TTGAGCCTGTTCCGCTTCGCGGACGGCTGGGACGCACTGCGCGGGCGGGGGCCTGCCCTCTCTTCCCACCTCTGGCCGCGGGAGCTGCGCGCCGCCTTTCCCGGCCCCCGTCGTCGCGTGGAGGCCTGGGTGGGGGAGGGGGCCGCCTTTGCCCGCTACGCGACGCCCCACGGCCCCCTCTTTCTGAAGTACCTCCCGGCGGGCTGGCGGGACGAACGCGCCTTCCGCCGCCTGGCCCGCGAGGCCGCCTATCTGCGGGACCTCGCGCCGCTCTCGCCGGTGCCCCACGCGCCGCTGCTGCACGCCGCCCTCGACCCCGGCCCCCCTGACCGCCGCCACTTCCGCGCACACCTCGTGACCCGCGACCTGACGGACGAGACGACGGGGTGGGGGGCCTTCGGGGCGGACGCGGAGCGGGAAGCTGCCCTGCTGGAGGTCGCGCGCCTGCTCGCCCGGCACCACGCGTTCTGGCACGGTCGCCCCGAACTGGTGGGCGAGTGGGGCTGGGACGCGGCGCAGGCCGTTCGCCGCGCCCACCGGACGGCCGCCGCGCCGGGCTGGACCTCCGACGACGGGCAGGCCGTGCGTGAGGCCGCCCACGCGCTGCCCGCGCTGCTGGAGGAGACGCGGGGCGTGACGCTGGCGCACGGGGATATTCACGCGGGGCAGGTGCTGTGGCCGGTCGGGGGCGGCCCGCCCATCCTGATTGACTACGGCCAGGCCCACGCCGCTCCCCTGGGAGAGGACCTCGCCCACCTGCTGTCTGTCCGTCTGGACGCCCCTGACCGCGCCCGCCTCGGCCCCGGCCTGCGGGAAGCGTACCGGGCGGAACTCGCCGCGCACGGCCATCCCCTCACGCCCGCGCAGCTTGCTGCCGAGGAACGCGCGGGCCTGGCCCTCAACCTGCTGACCACCGCCCGGCAGGCCCGGCGGGAGGCCGGCAGCGCCGTGCGGGCGGCGCTGCAGCGGGTGGCCGGGGCGTGGAAGGAAGGCGTGAGGGATTAG
- a CDS encoding DNA glycosylase AlkZ-like family protein: MPDHPAPLTPAALRAFAFRTLERRPSLQEALDSLGFVQADPIRAPARAQDLTLMGRVRGYRAGDLERLYPTLNAEEDMLPNYGFVTRPVQALLHPREPGETRVEREHPGLLAEVRALVEAGPEVHPREVAAAVGRGRVVNAWGGQSAATTRALDALHRRGEVRVTRRVGGVRLYGPAPHLAALRAAPLPTPERVRGAVHLLASLYGPLPEASLGYLVGLSRFGLPHLHAELRGAYRAALREELTGARVDGVRYVWPAEWDADALPTVRGVRMVGPFDPLVWDRRRFAHLHGWTYRFEAYTPAAKRQFGYYALPVFQAERAVGWANMKVEGGELGADVQFVPGVRQTAALKKGVETELERYRRFLGLDRASP; encoded by the coding sequence ATGCCCGACCACCCCGCGCCCCTCACCCCCGCTGCCCTGCGCGCCTTTGCCTTCCGGACGCTGGAACGGCGGCCCTCGCTTCAGGAGGCGCTGGACAGCCTGGGCTTCGTGCAGGCCGACCCGATCCGTGCCCCGGCGCGGGCGCAGGACCTCACGCTGATGGGGCGGGTGCGCGGCTACCGGGCGGGCGACCTCGAACGGCTCTATCCCACGCTGAATGCCGAGGAGGACATGCTGCCGAACTACGGCTTCGTGACGCGGCCGGTGCAGGCGCTGCTGCATCCGCGCGAACCCGGCGAGACGCGGGTGGAGCGGGAACATCCGGGCCTGCTGGCCGAGGTACGCGCCCTGGTGGAGGCGGGGCCGGAGGTTCACCCGCGTGAAGTGGCGGCGGCGGTGGGGCGGGGCCGGGTGGTGAATGCCTGGGGAGGGCAGTCGGCGGCCACGACCCGCGCACTGGACGCCCTGCACCGCCGGGGCGAGGTTCGGGTGACGCGGCGGGTGGGCGGCGTGCGGCTGTATGGCCCAGCCCCGCATCTGGCCGCCCTGCGGGCCGCGCCGCTCCCCACCCCGGAGCGGGTGCGCGGCGCGGTGCATCTGCTGGCTTCCCTCTACGGCCCCCTCCCGGAAGCTAGCCTGGGCTACCTCGTCGGCCTCTCGCGCTTCGGGCTGCCGCACCTGCACGCCGAGTTGCGCGGGGCGTACCGGGCGGCGCTGCGGGAGGAATTGACGGGCGCGCGGGTGGACGGCGTGCGCTACGTGTGGCCGGCCGAGTGGGACGCGGACGCCCTCCCCACCGTGCGCGGCGTGCGGATGGTCGGCCCCTTCGACCCGCTGGTCTGGGACCGCCGCCGCTTCGCCCACCTGCACGGCTGGACCTACCGCTTCGAGGCCTACACCCCCGCCGCGAAACGGCAGTTCGGCTACTACGCCCTGCCCGTCTTTCAGGCCGAGCGCGCGGTGGGCTGGGCCAACATGAAGGTGGAGGGCGGCGAGTTGGGTGCAGACGTGCAGTTCGTGCCGGGGGTGCGCCAGACGGCAGCACTGAAGAAAGGGGTGGAGACGGAATTGGAACGCTACCGGAGGTTCCTGGGCCTGGACAGGGCAAGCCCTTAA
- a CDS encoding DNA-3-methyladenine glycosylase has product MPSPLSPAFFARDPVRVARKVLGGTLVRTLPGGEVLSGRVVEVEAYDCPRDPACTAGRFHAARSAEMAIAPGHWLFWMAHGHPLLQVACREEGVSASVLIRALEPLTGLGTMLTHRPVTRERDLTSGPAKLVYALGLNPAEVAHTRVDSPALHLLPPAAPVPDEAVLITARVGIKEGRNLPWRFLLRGSPWVSPGVPSMEL; this is encoded by the coding sequence ATGCCCTCACCCCTCTCCCCCGCCTTCTTTGCCCGCGACCCGGTGCGCGTGGCCCGCAAGGTGCTGGGCGGCACGCTGGTGCGCACGCTGCCGGGCGGCGAGGTGCTCTCGGGCCGGGTGGTGGAGGTCGAGGCCTACGACTGCCCGCGCGACCCTGCCTGCACCGCCGGACGCTTTCACGCCGCCCGCAGCGCCGAGATGGCGATTGCGCCGGGCCACTGGCTGTTCTGGATGGCCCACGGCCACCCGCTCCTCCAGGTGGCCTGCCGCGAGGAGGGCGTGTCGGCCAGCGTCCTGATCCGGGCACTGGAGCCGCTGACGGGCCTGGGCACCATGCTCACGCACCGCCCCGTGACCCGCGAACGCGACCTCACCAGCGGCCCCGCCAAGCTCGTCTACGCCCTGGGCCTGAATCCGGCGGAGGTGGCACATACACGGGTGGACAGCCCCGCGCTGCATCTGCTTCCACCCGCCGCGCCCGTGCCCGACGAGGCCGTGCTCATCACCGCCCGCGTCGGCATCAAGGAAGGCCGCAACCTGCCCTGGCGCTTTCTGCTGCGCGGCAGTCCCTGGGTGTCGCCGGGGGTGCCGAGCATGGAGCTTTAG